A single window of Verrucomicrobiia bacterium DNA harbors:
- a CDS encoding KTSC domain-containing protein — protein MERTAVRSSDIALVGYDVQKSVLEVAFRRGGVYHYEGVPSDIHERLLQSSSVGTYFRDCIKEKYPYRKVS, from the coding sequence ATGGAGAGAACAGCCGTAAGATCCAGCGACATCGCGCTCGTCGGTTATGACGTTCAAAAGTCCGTTCTGGAAGTGGCCTTCCGCCGCGGGGGCGTTTACCATTACGAAGGCGTACCTTCCGACATTCACGAACGGCTTCTGCAGTCTTCTTCCGTGGGGACCTATTTCAGGGATTGCATCAAAGAGAAATATCCTTACCGTAAAGTGAGCTGA
- a CDS encoding ROK family protein, translating into MFRLGIDLGGTKIEGVVLDREGKILFRERIATEQEKGYEHILRRIHLLYGRMKEKIAGAPHALGIGTPGALSHKTGRLKNSNTAALNDRLCLKDLENILEHPAAVENDANCFAMAEAQAGAGKGKAFVFGVIMGTGCGGGLIYKGELLRGHQAIAGEWGHMVLDPQGPPCYCGARGCVETFISGGGLESLYRSRHGSQKPLKDILADYRNNKADARDFLREFFARFGQALANVINVLDPDIVVLGGGLSQIEELYGPGVEEVKARVFTDELLTPVVQNKLGDSAGVLGAAWIGI; encoded by the coding sequence ATGTTTCGACTCGGGATTGATTTAGGCGGCACTAAAATCGAAGGCGTCGTGCTCGATCGCGAAGGAAAAATCCTTTTCCGGGAACGCATTGCGACCGAGCAGGAAAAAGGCTATGAGCACATCCTGCGGCGGATCCATCTCCTCTACGGGCGGATGAAAGAAAAAATCGCGGGCGCGCCGCATGCGCTCGGCATCGGGACGCCCGGCGCGCTTTCCCATAAGACGGGGCGGCTCAAAAATTCCAATACCGCCGCACTCAATGACAGGCTTTGCCTCAAAGACCTGGAAAATATTCTCGAACATCCCGCGGCCGTCGAAAACGATGCGAATTGTTTTGCCATGGCCGAGGCCCAAGCCGGCGCGGGAAAGGGAAAGGCCTTTGTCTTCGGCGTCATCATGGGAACCGGATGCGGCGGCGGTCTCATTTATAAAGGAGAGCTTTTGAGAGGGCATCAGGCCATTGCCGGGGAATGGGGGCACATGGTCCTGGACCCTCAAGGCCCGCCATGTTACTGCGGCGCGCGCGGCTGCGTGGAAACCTTCATCAGCGGCGGCGGGCTTGAGAGTCTCTACCGCTCGCGGCACGGTTCCCAAAAGCCGCTTAAAGACATCCTGGCCGATTACCGAAACAACAAGGCGGACGCCCGCGATTTTTTACGGGAGTTTTTCGCCCGGTTCGGTCAGGCGCTTGCCAATGTTATCAATGTCCTCGATCCCGATATCGTGGTCCTGGGCGGCGGCCTTTCCCAGATCGAGGAACTGTATGGGCCCGGCGTCGAAGAAGTGAAAGCCCGCGTATTTACCGACGAACTTCTGACGCCCGTCGTCCAAAACAAGCTCGGAGATTCCGCGGGAGTTCTGGGCGCCGCGTGGATTGGAATTTGA
- a CDS encoding epoxyqueuosine reductase QueH, translated as MKKNSPSQLTPPDGERKVLLHSCCAPCSGSVIEDIHKSGIDLTIYFYNPNIHPREEYDLRKEENIRFAKKNGIPFIDADYDADRWFQEMKGHEMDPERGERCSMCFEMRFVKTAEYASKNGFKVITSCLAISRWKDFDQVTNAGIRAASLFPGVTYWAYNWRKDSGSQRMIEIAREERFYQQQYCGCAYSLRDTNEWRMKNGRGKVQLGQDYFSPEPKPCGGDKSAP; from the coding sequence ATGAAAAAGAACTCCCCTTCCCAGCTGACGCCCCCGGACGGTGAACGCAAAGTGCTCCTGCACTCCTGCTGCGCGCCCTGTTCGGGCTCGGTCATCGAAGACATCCACAAGTCGGGGATCGACCTTACCATTTACTTCTATAACCCGAATATCCATCCCCGGGAAGAATACGATCTCCGCAAGGAAGAAAACATCCGTTTCGCCAAGAAAAACGGGATTCCTTTCATCGATGCGGATTATGACGCGGACCGGTGGTTCCAGGAGATGAAAGGCCACGAGATGGATCCCGAACGCGGCGAGAGATGTTCGATGTGCTTTGAGATGCGCTTCGTGAAAACGGCCGAGTACGCGTCGAAAAACGGCTTCAAGGTAATCACGAGCTGTCTGGCGATTTCCCGCTGGAAAGATTTTGATCAGGTGACAAATGCGGGCATCCGCGCGGCTTCGCTGTTTCCGGGCGTGACGTATTGGGCGTACAACTGGCGGAAAGACAGCGGATCGCAGCGCATGATTGAGATCGCGCGGGAAGAACGGTTCTACCAGCAGCAGTATTGCGGGTGCGCCTATTCGCTCCGCGACACCAACGAATGGCGCATGAAAAACGGGCGCGGGAAAGTGCAGCTCGGCCAGGATTACTTTTCCCCGGAACCCAAGCCCTGCGGCGGGGACAAATCCGCTCCCTGA
- a CDS encoding DUF309 domain-containing protein: MPDSDRRLHEFVCLFNEEKFFEAHEVLEALWREENGEARDFYQGLIQIAAAFVHYQKNNPAGYEALVESASAYLQPYDDGYQSFPLKKLLEETRRCFRQKRSVPKIVYGK; the protein is encoded by the coding sequence GTGCCTGATTCCGATCGGCGGCTTCACGAATTCGTCTGCCTCTTCAATGAAGAAAAGTTTTTCGAAGCGCACGAAGTCCTGGAAGCGCTTTGGCGGGAAGAAAATGGAGAGGCCCGCGATTTTTATCAGGGCCTGATCCAAATCGCCGCGGCTTTTGTCCATTATCAGAAAAATAATCCCGCCGGTTACGAGGCGCTCGTCGAAAGCGCCTCCGCTTACCTTCAGCCTTACGACGACGGCTACCAATCTTTCCCGCTGAAAAAACTTCTCGAAGAAACTCGCCGCTGTTTTCGTCAAAAGCGCAGCGTTCCCAAAATCGTGTACGGAAAATAA
- a CDS encoding leucyl aminopeptidase, with product MKTELLVTAKTKPADIFIVGVFENTPPAAELAKLEPSAGALLKSAVAKKRFSGKFGEVLSSYGASYVQAEEIVFLGLGSKKTFKKLCCRKAAGQIVKLVLDRKAQRGRVLLPGFIAGQVTPAVAAGIFSEITILASYDFKKYKTESKDAKASEPVLELLAPRGAEAGLRKAMDASRVIAEGVLLTRDLINEPANVLTPPELAARAAKMAEESGVSCKILGQTELAKLKMGGILGVNQGSIHAPALIILEYGKKYQNRGTVCLVGKGVTFDTGGLSIKPSKGMEKMKYDMSGAAAVIGTFKAVAGLKLPVHIVGLAPAVENNVALNPQRPGDIIRMFSGKTVEVLNTDAEGRLILADALAYSARYNPKAIIDLATLTGMCAYTFGGHAIGLMTNDDKLANRVKEAGLESGERCWELPMYDEYAQQIKGPQSDLKNIGGEYAGTITAAKFLQEFVPEKTPWVHLDIAGTAWSDGPRFDVNMGATGVGVRLLTQFLAKWK from the coding sequence ATGAAAACGGAACTTTTGGTCACCGCTAAAACCAAGCCCGCCGACATTTTTATCGTGGGCGTTTTCGAAAATACGCCGCCCGCGGCCGAGCTCGCCAAGCTGGAGCCTTCCGCCGGTGCCCTTCTGAAATCCGCCGTGGCCAAGAAACGGTTTTCGGGCAAGTTCGGGGAAGTCCTTTCTTCTTACGGCGCTTCTTACGTTCAGGCCGAAGAAATCGTTTTCCTGGGCCTGGGCTCCAAAAAAACGTTCAAAAAACTCTGCTGCCGCAAAGCCGCGGGCCAGATCGTTAAACTGGTGCTGGATAGAAAAGCGCAGCGCGGGCGCGTCCTGCTGCCAGGTTTTATCGCAGGACAAGTCACGCCGGCCGTTGCCGCGGGAATTTTTTCTGAGATCACTATCCTCGCGTCATATGATTTTAAAAAATACAAAACCGAATCCAAAGACGCCAAGGCGTCCGAGCCGGTTCTGGAACTTCTTGCGCCCCGCGGCGCCGAAGCCGGGCTTCGCAAAGCCATGGACGCTTCCCGGGTGATCGCGGAAGGCGTTCTGCTCACGCGCGACCTCATCAACGAACCCGCGAACGTCCTGACCCCGCCGGAATTGGCCGCAAGGGCCGCGAAGATGGCGGAAGAAAGCGGCGTCTCCTGCAAGATCCTGGGGCAGACGGAACTCGCCAAGTTGAAAATGGGCGGCATTCTCGGCGTGAACCAGGGCAGCATTCACGCGCCCGCGCTCATCATTCTCGAGTACGGCAAGAAATATCAAAACCGCGGAACCGTCTGTCTTGTCGGAAAAGGCGTGACGTTCGACACGGGCGGGCTTTCGATCAAGCCTTCCAAGGGCATGGAAAAAATGAAGTATGATATGTCGGGCGCCGCGGCGGTGATCGGTACGTTCAAGGCCGTGGCCGGGTTGAAATTGCCGGTTCACATCGTGGGGCTTGCTCCAGCCGTTGAAAACAACGTGGCGCTAAATCCCCAGCGTCCCGGCGACATCATCCGCATGTTCAGCGGAAAAACCGTGGAAGTCCTGAACACCGACGCCGAAGGCCGGCTGATCCTGGCCGACGCGCTCGCTTATTCCGCGCGTTACAATCCCAAAGCCATCATCGACCTGGCCACGCTGACCGGCATGTGCGCGTATACGTTCGGAGGTCATGCCATCGGCCTCATGACCAATGACGACAAGCTGGCCAACCGCGTCAAAGAGGCGGGTCTGGAATCGGGCGAACGCTGCTGGGAGCTGCCTATGTACGATGAATATGCCCAGCAGATCAAGGGCCCGCAGTCCGACCTCAAAAACATCGGCGGGGAATATGCCGGAACCATTACGGCCGCCAAATTCCTGCAGGAATTCGTGCCGGAGAAAACGCCCTGGGTTCATCTGGACATCGCGGGTACGGCCTGGAGCGATGGGCCCCGCTTCGATGTCAACATGGGGGCGACAGGCGTCGGCGTACGGCTGTTGACCCAGTTTCTTGCCAAGTGGAAATAA
- a CDS encoding 4Fe-4S dicluster-binding protein has translation MTENTARSGPRTPQIAKKPERKKEPRLLAVIDQHGCTGCEACIVFCPVDCIEIVPGADFAQFQQVVEVDIERCIGCALCAKHCPWDTIPMFNYQEGIEKAPSLTVKSICNQKTRDQAPAPAPQQGPAV, from the coding sequence ATGACTGAAAACACTGCGAGAAGTGGTCCCAGAACGCCTCAGATCGCTAAAAAGCCGGAGCGCAAAAAAGAGCCCCGGCTGCTGGCGGTCATTGATCAGCATGGGTGCACGGGCTGCGAAGCCTGCATTGTTTTCTGCCCCGTCGACTGCATCGAAATCGTTCCCGGCGCGGATTTCGCCCAGTTCCAGCAAGTCGTCGAAGTCGACATCGAACGCTGCATCGGCTGCGCGCTCTGCGCCAAGCATTGCCCGTGGGATACGATCCCCATGTTCAACTACCAGGAAGGCATCGAGAAGGCGCCTTCGCTTACCGTCAAAAGCATCTGCAATCAGAAGACCCGCGACCAGGCGCCGGCTCCGGCGCCGCAGCAAGGCCCCGCCGTGTAA
- the glmS gene encoding glutamine--fructose-6-phosphate transaminase (isomerizing): protein MCGIVGYVGYRQAVPVLIQGLEHLEYRGYDSAGLACLREKSSGLWLAKEKGKLSALKEAIRGKAVASHAGIGHTRWATHGEPSRANAHPHVDFSGRLVLVHNGIVENYEALKAELSQKKVPFASQTDTEVAANLIGWYYKTADFTSAFVKAIKRLEGFFCFVAISPEDPGELLVFRRSNPICIGLGNGENFIASDVTPLLAYTKKVLYLEDEEYARVSKDKVRVYSLKTGKQISRAPVSVSWDIQQAKKGGYPHYMLKEIFEQPRVMSEALNKRLTIKRSVYFDTLSRVEEAKLKKIKKVFIVSCGTAYHAGLVGGRMLEDLAKVPAVCQVSSEFRYTDPIVTKDDLVILITQSGETADTLAALREAKRKGAMTMAVVNVLGSTIAREAAAVIYTHAGPEIGVASTKAYTAQLMTLAFFSIYMARIRKTLAPKAIRELIEELRKIPAACEKVLESRKEIRKTASKHYKRRNFLYLGRGYNYPTALEGALKLKEISYAHAHGYAAGEMKHGPIALVDSEQPVLCITPESKTYEKMISNIQEIRAREGIVISIGSEGDAALKRLSHAFWPIPRTPEVFSPILAALPLQLFAYEVAVLNGRDVDQPRNLAKSVTVE from the coding sequence ATGTGCGGAATCGTAGGATACGTAGGTTACCGGCAAGCCGTGCCTGTCCTCATCCAGGGGCTCGAGCATTTGGAATACCGCGGCTATGATTCCGCGGGCCTTGCCTGCCTGCGTGAGAAGTCTTCCGGACTTTGGCTGGCCAAGGAAAAAGGAAAACTCTCCGCGCTGAAAGAGGCGATACGCGGAAAAGCGGTGGCAAGCCATGCCGGCATCGGCCACACGCGCTGGGCCACACACGGCGAGCCCTCGCGCGCGAACGCGCACCCGCACGTGGATTTTTCCGGGCGCCTTGTCCTCGTCCACAACGGCATCGTGGAAAATTACGAAGCCCTGAAGGCCGAACTTTCCCAAAAGAAAGTGCCTTTCGCCTCGCAGACCGATACTGAAGTCGCGGCGAACCTCATCGGCTGGTATTACAAAACCGCCGATTTCACGAGCGCCTTCGTCAAAGCCATCAAGCGGCTGGAAGGTTTTTTCTGCTTCGTGGCGATCTCTCCGGAAGATCCGGGCGAACTTCTGGTATTCCGGCGCTCGAATCCCATCTGCATCGGCCTCGGAAACGGCGAAAACTTCATCGCGAGCGACGTGACCCCGCTGCTTGCCTATACGAAAAAAGTTCTTTATCTGGAAGACGAGGAATACGCGCGGGTTTCGAAAGACAAGGTGCGCGTCTATTCCCTGAAAACCGGAAAACAGATTTCGCGCGCGCCCGTGAGCGTCAGCTGGGATATCCAACAGGCAAAAAAAGGCGGCTACCCGCATTACATGCTCAAAGAGATTTTCGAACAGCCGCGCGTCATGAGCGAGGCGCTGAACAAGCGCCTCACAATCAAACGCAGCGTCTATTTCGATACGCTCAGCCGCGTCGAGGAAGCCAAGCTCAAAAAAATCAAAAAGGTTTTCATCGTCAGCTGCGGCACGGCTTATCATGCGGGTCTTGTCGGCGGGCGCATGCTGGAAGACCTGGCCAAGGTCCCGGCCGTGTGCCAGGTCTCGAGTGAATTCCGCTACACCGATCCGATTGTGACGAAAGACGACCTCGTGATTCTGATCACGCAGTCGGGGGAAACCGCGGACACGCTGGCCGCGCTGCGCGAAGCCAAACGCAAAGGCGCCATGACGATGGCCGTCGTCAATGTCCTGGGCAGCACGATCGCACGCGAAGCCGCGGCCGTCATTTACACTCATGCCGGGCCCGAGATCGGCGTGGCCTCGACCAAGGCTTATACGGCCCAGCTCATGACCCTGGCGTTTTTTTCAATCTACATGGCGCGGATCAGGAAGACGCTGGCGCCCAAGGCCATCCGCGAATTAATAGAAGAACTCCGGAAAATTCCCGCGGCCTGCGAAAAAGTCCTGGAATCCCGGAAAGAAATCCGCAAGACCGCATCGAAGCATTACAAGAGGCGCAACTTCCTTTATTTGGGACGGGGCTATAATTATCCCACGGCCCTGGAAGGCGCGTTGAAATTAAAGGAAATTTCGTACGCGCATGCCCATGGCTATGCCGCGGGGGAAATGAAGCACGGCCCGATCGCGCTCGTCGACAGCGAACAGCCGGTCCTGTGCATTACCCCGGAATCGAAGACCTATGAAAAGATGATCTCGAACATCCAGGAAATCCGCGCGCGCGAAGGCATCGTCATTTCGATCGGCTCCGAAGGCGATGCGGCGTTGAAGCGCCTGTCTCATGCTTTTTGGCCCATTCCCCGCACGCCGGAAGTTTTTTCGCCGATTTTGGCGGCGCTTCCTTTGCAGCTTTTTGCCTATGAGGTGGCGGTCCTGAACGGACGCGATGTGGATCAGCCGCGCAATCTAGCCAAAAGCGTTACGGTAGAATAA
- a CDS encoding glucoamylase family protein yields MATFKRSRFWALFLAGCLLFPAVAPAEDFSLNPQDRDLLKKIQKDTFYYFTRMSDKETGLTRDSSRPGSPASIAATGFSLAALAIGASNKWVPEEWAYEALRKTLKNLLTKAQHEHGFFYHFLDPRSSRRVWASEASSIDTALLVAGALVAAQYYPGTDIERMAHELYNRVDWQWMQNGNDLVCMGWKPESGFLPYYWDTYNEHLIIQALAIGSPTHAIGRNAWNAWQRLEDDYNGHHVVYGNSGSLFMYQFPQAFIDFRNLDDAGVNYFTNSREAALANRDYSLAVRHLHKGYSEFSWGLSASLGPGGYKAYGAKPGEGLEDGTIAPYAALSSIVFTPKESVATARFFFDQYANDLYSHFGFKDSFNLDKHWWAGEYIGIDQGVTLLMLENFLNDGIIWKKFMDLEAVKKWIEVCKLRAKGTTPSS; encoded by the coding sequence GTGGCGACGTTTAAACGCTCCCGATTCTGGGCCCTCTTTTTGGCCGGATGCCTTCTCTTTCCCGCCGTCGCGCCGGCCGAAGATTTTTCACTCAATCCTCAAGACCGCGACCTTCTCAAGAAAATCCAGAAAGACACTTTCTATTATTTTACCCGCATGTCCGACAAAGAAACCGGGCTCACGCGGGATTCCTCGCGTCCGGGCTCTCCGGCTTCCATCGCGGCCACGGGATTCAGCCTCGCGGCGCTTGCGATCGGCGCTTCCAACAAATGGGTGCCCGAAGAATGGGCCTATGAGGCCTTGCGCAAAACCTTGAAGAACCTGCTGACCAAAGCCCAGCATGAACACGGCTTCTTTTATCACTTTCTCGATCCGCGGAGCTCCCGGCGCGTGTGGGCTTCGGAAGCCTCGTCCATCGACACCGCGCTTCTTGTCGCGGGCGCGCTTGTCGCGGCGCAGTATTATCCGGGCACGGACATCGAGCGGATGGCTCATGAGCTTTACAACCGCGTGGACTGGCAGTGGATGCAGAACGGCAACGACCTTGTCTGCATGGGCTGGAAACCCGAAAGCGGCTTCTTGCCTTATTATTGGGACACGTACAACGAGCACCTGATCATCCAGGCGCTTGCCATCGGATCGCCTACGCATGCTATTGGCCGCAACGCCTGGAACGCATGGCAACGGCTCGAAGACGACTACAACGGCCACCACGTCGTGTACGGCAATTCCGGCAGCCTTTTCATGTATCAATTTCCGCAGGCTTTCATTGATTTCAGGAATTTGGACGACGCGGGCGTGAACTACTTCACCAATTCGAGAGAAGCCGCGCTGGCCAACCGCGATTATTCGCTGGCGGTGCGGCACCTGCACAAAGGCTATTCTGAATTTTCGTGGGGCCTATCCGCCTCGCTGGGGCCGGGCGGTTACAAAGCTTATGGCGCAAAGCCGGGCGAGGGCCTCGAAGACGGCACCATCGCGCCTTACGCGGCGCTTTCTTCCATCGTGTTTACTCCGAAGGAATCGGTGGCTACGGCGCGCTTTTTCTTCGACCAGTACGCCAACGACCTCTACAGCCACTTTGGATTCAAAGACAGCTTTAACCTGGACAAGCACTGGTGGGCCGGCGAATACATCGGCATCGACCAGGGCGTCACGCTTTTGATGCTGGAAAATTTCTTGAACGACGGGATTATTTGGAAAAAATTTATGGATCTGGAGGCCGTGAAAAAGTGGATCGAGGTCTGCAAACTGCGGGCGAAGGGAACTACTCCTTCGTCATGA
- a CDS encoding flagellar biosynthesis anti-sigma factor FlgM: protein MKGSEGEYRHRHRRIRVQRPAVEHGEDEGLWEEVRKYAKLIPSEPDPNMGRTQEIREEIQNGTYLTPEVMEETVARLVIRFMTKE from the coding sequence ATGAAGGGATCGGAAGGGGAATACCGTCATCGCCATCGCAGGATCAGAGTCCAGCGTCCTGCCGTCGAGCACGGCGAGGATGAAGGGCTGTGGGAGGAAGTCAGGAAGTACGCGAAGCTGATTCCTTCTGAACCCGACCCTAACATGGGCCGCACCCAGGAAATCCGCGAAGAGATCCAGAACGGGACTTACCTTACTCCGGAAGTCATGGAAGAAACCGTGGCCCGCCTCGTGATTCGCTTCATGACGAAGGAGTAG
- a CDS encoding FliA/WhiG family RNA polymerase sigma factor, protein MREDEIRMWKKYKRTKSQALREDIVKKYLYLVKYVAGRVAIGLPPNVEFNDLVSYGILGLFDAINKYDVSQGNKFETYAVSRIRGSIMDELRKLDWAPRLLRKKAREIEKKCKELEEKYGRIASDEELSKALNISTTELNSIYSDLNSTTFLSLDEVWQNDDGNKPISRLQTIEDSLITNQFNYVHQSEVKEILAHAIDELPEKEKLVIVLYYYENLTLREIGEILDVSESRVCQIHTKVVTRLRSHLMKKVGELTLEA, encoded by the coding sequence ATGCGTGAAGACGAAATAAGGATGTGGAAAAAGTACAAGCGCACGAAGAGCCAGGCTTTACGCGAAGACATTGTGAAAAAATACCTGTATCTCGTGAAATATGTGGCCGGACGCGTGGCCATCGGTCTTCCGCCCAACGTCGAATTCAACGATCTCGTCAGCTACGGTATCCTCGGCCTGTTCGACGCCATCAATAAGTATGACGTCTCCCAGGGAAACAAGTTCGAAACATATGCCGTTTCCAGGATCCGCGGTTCCATCATGGACGAGCTGCGTAAACTGGACTGGGCCCCGCGTCTTCTCAGGAAGAAGGCCCGCGAGATCGAAAAGAAATGCAAAGAGCTCGAAGAGAAATACGGCCGCATCGCCAGCGACGAAGAACTGTCCAAGGCTCTCAATATTTCGACCACGGAACTGAATTCGATTTACAGCGATCTGAATTCCACGACGTTTCTGTCGCTCGACGAAGTCTGGCAGAATGACGACGGCAATAAGCCGATCTCACGTCTTCAGACAATCGAGGACTCGCTGATCACGAACCAGTTTAATTACGTGCACCAGAGCGAAGTGAAGGAAATCCTGGCGCATGCCATTGACGAGCTCCCGGAAAAGGAAAAGCTCGTGATCGTTCTCTACTACTACGAAAATCTTACGCTGCGCGAAATCGGAGAAATCCTGGACGTTTCCGAGTCCCGGGTCTGCCAGATTCACACGAAGGTGGTGACTCGCCTGAGATCGCATTTGATGAAAAAAGTAGGAGAGTTGACTCTGGAAGCGTAA
- a CDS encoding MerR family transcriptional regulator, with product MGSGQAVHPKNSAAQARRQRSAGAFEGSPRKRRGPFFVKREKLFKIGEVMQYTGLSRQTIHNYTLTGLIQEARRTVSGHRLYDETVFDRLEQIKILQSKNYTLLQIKKILEDQRVKK from the coding sequence GTGGGGTCCGGCCAAGCTGTCCATCCAAAAAATTCTGCTGCTCAAGCCCGACGACAACGAAGCGCAGGAGCTTTTGAAGGAAGTCCAAGGAAAAGAAGGGGCCCTTTCTTCGTGAAGAGGGAAAAACTATTCAAAATAGGCGAAGTGATGCAATACACCGGACTTTCCAGGCAAACCATTCATAACTACACCCTTACGGGACTCATCCAAGAAGCGCGGCGCACCGTGTCCGGCCACCGCCTTTATGACGAAACTGTTTTTGACCGGCTGGAGCAGATCAAGATTCTTCAATCCAAAAACTACACCCTGCTGCAAATCAAAAAGATCCTCGAAGACCAGCGGGTCAAAAAATGA
- a CDS encoding acetyl-CoA carboxylase carboxyltransferase subunit alpha, with the protein MTKKKNNGKRRKEDSAEPEKPKVILGSRTLSGACLPFERPVLELEKKIHELQESANQGIDLSGEITSAKKKLEKALKDIFDNLTPWQRVQVARHPLRPYTLDYINYLTKEFVELCGDRHFSDDRAIVAGFAKWSGQEPLCIIGHQKGRDTKENLLRSFGSAHPEGYRKAMRIMRLADKFSIPILCFVDTPGAYPGIGAEERGQAEAIAYNLREMADLKVPIIVIVIGEGGSGGALGIGVGDRVFVLENAYYSVISPEGCAAILWKDTAKSEEAARALKLTAADLIQLGVIDGMIHEPLGGAHRDFEATAENIRSAVDRALAELKEIPRRELPQARYEKFRKMGIFSGR; encoded by the coding sequence ATGACAAAGAAAAAAAATAACGGAAAACGCAGAAAGGAAGATTCCGCGGAACCGGAAAAACCCAAAGTTATTCTGGGTTCCCGCACCCTTTCAGGCGCCTGCCTTCCTTTTGAGAGGCCGGTGCTGGAACTGGAAAAGAAGATCCACGAGCTTCAGGAGTCCGCCAACCAGGGCATCGACCTTTCGGGCGAGATTACCAGCGCGAAGAAAAAGCTGGAGAAGGCCCTCAAGGATATCTTCGATAATCTGACGCCCTGGCAGCGCGTCCAGGTCGCGCGCCATCCTCTCCGTCCCTATACGCTTGATTACATCAATTATCTGACCAAAGAGTTCGTGGAGCTGTGCGGCGACCGTCATTTCAGCGACGATCGTGCCATTGTCGCGGGCTTTGCCAAATGGTCGGGCCAGGAGCCCCTCTGCATTATTGGCCATCAAAAGGGCCGCGATACGAAGGAAAACCTGCTCCGCAGCTTCGGAAGCGCTCATCCCGAAGGCTACCGTAAGGCCATGAGGATCATGAGGCTTGCCGACAAATTTTCCATTCCGATCTTGTGTTTCGTGGACACGCCCGGCGCCTATCCCGGCATCGGCGCTGAGGAGCGCGGGCAGGCCGAGGCCATCGCCTATAATTTGCGGGAAATGGCCGATCTCAAAGTGCCCATCATCGTGATCGTGATCGGCGAGGGCGGAAGCGGCGGCGCGCTGGGTATCGGCGTCGGCGACCGTGTTTTCGTGCTCGAAAACGCCTATTACTCGGTCATCTCGCCGGAAGGCTGCGCCGCAATTCTGTGGAAAGACACTGCCAAATCCGAAGAAGCGGCCCGCGCTTTGAAGCTGACGGCGGCCGATCTCATCCAGCTGGGCGTGATCGATGGCATGATCCACGAGCCGCTCGGCGGAGCTCATCGTGATTTCGAAGCCACGGCTGAAAATATTCGTTCCGCGGTGGACAGGGCCTTGGCGGAATTGAAAGAGATCCCCCGAAGAGAACTTCCTCAGGCGCGCTACGAAAAATTCCGGAAAATGGGGATTTTTTCCGGGCGCTGA